The Metopolophium dirhodum isolate CAU chromosome 4, ASM1992520v1, whole genome shotgun sequence DNA window atggtataaatgattaaaaaattgtgtaccgggaaaaaaatgtcaatacgctaaataatattatagtacgtaaaattttacaatatatggtataaataattaaaaaattgtgtaccgggaaaaaatgttaatacgcTAAATGATATAGTACgtcaaattttacaaaaaatatgtaaaaatattatgatttaggtaaaaacttaaatgataaacatttaacaaattctaatcgagttattatattattagtatatttcatCATTTGTTCTCTTAAGTATTTTAGACCTAATTGCGCCAATGATTTATCGCCGGGACCCAACTTAcctattacttttttatacCCGGGACTCAACTTACCGCTTTCAAAACGAACCCAAATTATCGCGGACCCAATTTACCTAGCTCCCAAATATTAACTTGCTTTCAGCAGGACCAATCTTGTGTTGTTACTCACTTTGTTAGCATTAATAATAGAGTATATTtccctattataaaacttagtTGGGGCTTGGTGTGGAATGGTGGTTAGCCACAGTCACTAACATGTACTGAGGTCAAGCATAGGCCAGCATTGTTAGCTCCTGGATGGGTGATCCACCCAGGTTCGGAGCTAGGTAAATTGGGTCCGCAATAATTTGGGTTCGTTTTGAAAGCGGTAAGTTGAGTCCCGGGtataaataggttaggttagttttgTGGGccagataaagaaaaaaaataatactctgATATACTcttaaaatttataaagttCTATGTAGTATCCATGTATGTATGTTCTATCCAGTTGGTTACTTCATTCTTGATTTACTTATATTGCCTATACATTCAAcattatagattttaatattgttgttcacacttttaaaaaatatttatattactggaattaaaatgtttattcatgCATGCAATTTATCAAGACCTAAAACtggtttttagaaattttttaacAGACCTAGTAAAACATatgtttttctattttcttaCTCTAACCAAGACCAAAAGCTTATAAAACAGTTTAATAGCTCTTGGTTTCAATCTCGGTTATGgtattagataataaaaaaaccaagaTTTCATCAGGCTAATTATAAATTGGTTTTAAGCCcttctatttattaattgtttttttttattttttaattcaagtttatagtttttcattgaaatttcaATGTATCCGTCTAATGGTGTTTGCtgtggttattttatttgtctgtcTGGCATATGGGGACTCAGCCAGGTTTCAGGATACTGATATTCACTCTGGAGACTTATCAAAAACGGTCAAGGACTATTTTCTTTGCCGGCACTGCGGTACAGATATTTCACCATTATCATCACTTATATCAATTGACAGTCCTGCTGCTTCAAAAAGCCGTATTTCTCCATTATTTGGTTTAAAAGATGTCAAAGTCCAAACTGTAAAGAACTCATTGCACTCACAATTTGAAATTCTTACACTATCTAAGACTTTGTGTGTTGGAAAAGGCAATGTAAGTCAAATActcaattttttaacttttatttttattataaatcagtGGTCGGCCACTAGCGGCTCACTAGCCTTATCCTCCCTCTTGATATTTCATACGACCCACTccaatatgataatttaattgattattttatatttatatatcttctTGAATGTACCCATTCTATATCTATAAagaattgaattttatttattcttaacgataagataaaataagttctaataacatttttaatttttgaatatgacCCAAAGTCATTTGAGTTCAAAAAGGTTGCTGACCACTGATTTATATCACTGAtctaaattattagtattatattaaacatggaCATTCtctttaattgttttaaccGCCAAGTcactttgaaataatatttttaataaaaaaattttattataagcaaTATGCAacaaataatagtgtatttatattttattgatagtgGCAGACTGAAGACTCATGGTTTCCTGGTTACGTTTGGAAAGTTTGTGTATGTGCTAAATGTGGACGTCATATTGGATGGTAAGTTTATAGAGTGTATttctaaacatttaatttatttatttataccaacACAATCTATAAgatgttgataaattattataaaatgataataatcagTGCTCAAAacttatgtatttatacattacTTTGGAACCAGAATATTCCAAATCTGGTTCAAAAATTTCTTTCATAATACGTTCTtcacaaattgaaaaattgttgttatttttatatattttaataatttattagtgattgggctgtattttatatttataaatgttagttaaaatatcaaaaacaatataaagCACCagactacattttttttaaaagtggtgcatatattaaattatttgggtaaaaatatatattttgtataaaaaaaaaaacacaaagtaaaatatttctttgttttttaGAGTTTAAAGTTTCAAGCCTAGTAATAACAGTATACACATCCAGGTTAATTAACAGTTATCTAGTAAAATTTACTTTACAATggcaaaatttaataattcaaaataccatagtaataagtaataacaaattgttttcaaatgtgCATTAGTCCCTTATCAATCAGCATACATTTATAGATCCTATATTCTTATGtcttatttgatattaatttaggAGTGGCTTTTCATTTAGACAATTTGtttctaatatttaattactactAGTCGATGCTTGAATTGGGAAAAAATTAGAAGGGTGATGCAAAAGTGTAAACAATATTTGGGTACCTGAATACTGAAATATCTTATTGATTTGAATAGAATTAGAAGGGGTACGCATACATATTTCCTACAATGAAAGGGAATTCCAACCCCTCTCAATTCAAGCACTGCTGCTAGTTATTTAGTATACAAGGTATATTGATAACTGTATGTATTGTACAAActatgttatgttatgttttaGGATGTTTGAACCTTTACATTTGGCTACTAGTGATAAAATATACCCATCAAAAGAAGGGTTTTATGTTGTCATCATCTCAAGTATTATTAACGAACTACGtgagtttaatttgtttaaaaaataaaaaattctagtaACCAATACTCAGTtggtacttacatatttttgatATGTTGTTGACcagcttatataaaatatattttatactaaaggTCTatgcattcatttttttaatttttataatttaaattatttaaaattgtatctacggttttgaggaaaaaaaactttatatctATATTGCCAATTTTAGGTCTTacaattcttttaaaaaaatatatattaattatccaATACACATCAATatccttaattaattaaattttaatcatagttcaacataatgtaatacaataaattgtaagttttgtttttatatagttaattatattctattattgtatagtttttgGGCTCagacctaattattaatttcttactACATCTAAAATAACTCAGGGGTCTTCAACCTTTTTTTTACGGCGAACCAAATTTGAGAtccaacatttttagaaaaatagtgaggttatgaaattgaagaataaataagatttatttagaaaatgtatatttattttgtaacgaCTCTATTATTAGTTAGTGTTAGTATTCATGTATGACTATTATAAGCGGTTATGAATAACaccaaaattatttgattaaatattgatataataataattaacttaaatcattttgttttaaaaaaaaattacttataattccttaaaaattaggtataaataccATGACGTATTAGTCAGCAATATACTAAAGGTGAATTAAAGTAATACTTGGTaacttaataggtaggtaaataaaaatataatacattactgccgataacattattttataaaggagCTTAAAATTTAGGAGGATAAATTGCAATATCTAACGCTCCGACGCTGCccagaaaaaaatttgttaatattttaatttttaatattattaaaacataagcattcatatattatttagtatcagTTGTAGTTCTCGTTAATATTcactcattttaatt harbors:
- the LOC132943043 gene encoding protein cereblon-like; this encodes MVFAVVILFVCLAYGDSARFQDTDIHSGDLSKTVKDYFLCRHCGTDISPLSSLISIDSPAASKSRISPLFGLKDVKVQTVKNSLHSQFEILTLSKTLCVGKGNWQTEDSWFPGYVWKVCVCAKCGRHIGWMFEPLHLATSDKIYPSKEGFYVVIISSIINELHADSLIVVPKHFSTIEDISD